A window from Aquabacterium sp. NJ1 encodes these proteins:
- a CDS encoding FAD-dependent oxidoreductase → MQGVSRHSDSRLSIGIAGAGLLGRLLAWTLAHQGHQVSVFDPAAGPGPSFDGQGAAGFTAAGMLSPLAELDASDTDVAARGWHSIERWAQITRQLAAQHTKAPHFDRLGSLMVAHGPDLGAARRVLARVEAGARQWPHQAQALQASALKELEPALHSALGPLHAWLLPGEGAICTVGTLKALQATAPNVQWHWRHQAHAPSPHQLHTTHLDTQATQTHRFDMVMDVRGAGARPDAPVRGVRGELVWLHAPGVALRRPVRLLHPRHRVYIVPRPGDVVIVGASEIESEDRSPMSLRSGVELMAAAHSVIPDLAEARILRMDVNLRPALPDNRPEIHIEPGLLRINGLYRHGWLLAPSLVDEALSRMGLGERATCGAPALAT, encoded by the coding sequence ATGCAAGGCGTTTCTCGACACAGCGACAGCCGCTTGAGCATCGGCATCGCCGGCGCCGGCCTGTTGGGCCGCCTGCTGGCCTGGACCCTGGCGCACCAGGGGCACCAGGTCAGCGTGTTCGACCCGGCTGCGGGCCCCGGCCCCAGCTTTGACGGGCAAGGCGCGGCGGGCTTCACGGCGGCGGGCATGCTCAGCCCGCTGGCCGAGCTGGATGCCTCCGATACCGATGTGGCCGCACGCGGCTGGCACTCGATCGAGCGCTGGGCCCAAATCACCCGCCAGCTGGCCGCCCAGCACACCAAGGCGCCGCACTTCGATCGCCTGGGCAGCCTGATGGTGGCCCACGGCCCGGACCTGGGTGCCGCCCGACGCGTGCTGGCGCGTGTGGAGGCGGGCGCGCGGCAATGGCCGCATCAGGCGCAAGCCCTGCAAGCCTCGGCCTTGAAAGAACTGGAGCCCGCGCTGCACAGCGCACTCGGGCCACTGCATGCCTGGCTGCTGCCCGGCGAAGGCGCCATCTGCACGGTGGGCACGCTCAAGGCCTTGCAGGCCACCGCACCCAATGTGCAATGGCATTGGCGCCACCAGGCCCACGCGCCCAGCCCGCATCAACTGCACACAACCCACCTGGACACGCAGGCCACACAAACCCATCGCTTCGACATGGTGATGGACGTGCGCGGTGCAGGCGCCCGCCCTGATGCCCCGGTGCGCGGCGTGCGCGGCGAACTGGTCTGGCTGCACGCGCCCGGCGTGGCGCTGCGCCGGCCTGTGCGCCTGCTGCACCCGCGTCACCGCGTCTACATCGTGCCGCGGCCGGGCGACGTCGTGATCGTGGGCGCCAGCGAAATCGAAAGCGAAGACCGCTCGCCCATGTCGCTGCGTAGCGGCGTGGAGCTGATGGCGGCGGCGCACAGCGTGATCCCCGATCTCGCCGAGGCCCGCATCCTGCGCATGGACGTCAACCTGCGCCCCGCCCTGCCGGACAACCGCCCCGAGATCCACATCGAACCCGGTCTGCTGCGCATCAACGGCCTGTACCGCCACGGCTGGCTGCTGGCGCCTTCGCTGGTGGACGAGGCCTTGTCGCGCATGGGGCTGGGCGAACGAGCCACCTGCGGCGCGCCGGCCCTGGCTACCTGA
- the thiS gene encoding sulfur carrier protein ThiS yields MSSMTPDCITIRTDQGSLQLPAGSTLSQALDQLLPSLKKQAEQVATAVNGEFVPRGARAGHVLQDGDAVLCFSPITGG; encoded by the coding sequence ATGAGCTCCATGACACCCGATTGCATCACGATCCGCACGGATCAAGGCAGCTTGCAACTGCCCGCTGGCAGCACGCTGAGCCAGGCGCTCGACCAACTGCTGCCTTCGCTCAAAAAGCAGGCCGAGCAAGTGGCCACGGCGGTCAATGGCGAGTTCGTGCCACGTGGCGCGCGCGCCGGCCACGTGCTGCAAGACGGTGACGCCGTGCTGTGCTTTTCACCGATCACCGGGGGCTAG
- a CDS encoding thiazole synthase, translating into MVDTWSIGDTTLSSRFLLGTAGYPSPQVLREAIEASGAQVLTLGLKRTLAVPGGGDNGFVQIIRDTAKAQGAHLLPNTAGCRSAREAINLAHMARELLGTHWIKLEVVGDEQTLQPDPFELVEAARQLISDGFEVLPYCTDDLVSAQRLVDAGCRILMPWAAPIGSGLGLLNPWALRTLRARLPHITLIVDAGLGAPSHAAAAMELGMDAVLLNSAVSQSGNPVAMARAFAHAIQGGRGGFTAGLMPTSDVAVATTPVGGQPFVLL; encoded by the coding sequence ATGGTCGACACCTGGTCCATCGGCGACACGACGCTCTCCAGCCGCTTTCTGCTCGGCACCGCCGGCTACCCCTCGCCACAGGTGCTGCGCGAGGCCATCGAGGCCTCTGGCGCCCAGGTGCTGACGCTGGGCCTCAAGCGCACCCTGGCCGTGCCCGGTGGCGGCGACAACGGCTTCGTGCAGATCATCCGCGACACCGCCAAGGCACAAGGCGCACACCTGCTGCCCAATACCGCCGGGTGCCGCAGCGCCCGCGAGGCCATCAACCTGGCGCACATGGCGCGCGAGCTGCTGGGCACGCACTGGATCAAGCTGGAAGTCGTCGGTGACGAGCAGACGCTGCAACCCGACCCCTTCGAGCTGGTCGAGGCCGCACGGCAATTGATCAGCGACGGCTTCGAGGTGCTGCCCTATTGCACCGACGACCTGGTCAGCGCGCAACGCCTGGTCGACGCGGGTTGTCGCATCCTCATGCCCTGGGCGGCACCGATCGGGTCTGGCCTGGGCCTGCTCAACCCCTGGGCCTTGCGCACCTTGCGCGCGCGCCTGCCGCACATCACCCTGATCGTGGACGCGGGCCTGGGTGCGCCCTCGCATGCCGCTGCCGCGATGGAGCTGGGCATGGATGCGGTGCTGCTGAACTCGGCCGTGTCGCAATCGGGCAACCCGGTGGCCATGGCCCGCGCCTTTGCCCATGCCATCCAGGGTGGCCGAGGTGGCTTCACGGCTGGCCTGATGCCCACCAGTGATGTGGCCGTGGCGACCACCCCTGTTGGCGGCCAACCTTTCGTCTTGCTGTGA
- the thiD gene encoding bifunctional hydroxymethylpyrimidine kinase/phosphomethylpyrimidine kinase, with protein sequence MDKPPAIVWSIAGHDSSGGAGLSADQRAADAMGAHLCPVVACVTAQHSSGVEAIFPLPLKQLQAQLAALSEDMPPQAIKTGLLGDVDTIRAVATWVRQLREQHPGLPLVVDPVLGASAGGAAFSNEAVVQAYRRELLPLATLITPNRAEALRLLGKPARHDGDAHELPDLASLLRAMGAQAVVITGGDAPQADWAQDWMDTPHAQGWLCSRRVPTRHHHGSGCTFASAAASAMAHGHVSADAVVLAKMLTTQALRHAHEAGRGPGPVMASATQALGPLPYLGLGRALPWQVQYGAPDGAPLFQPFEPPADGLYGILADSAQLDAAARTGLRCLQLRHKPHEGVQAHIEASAISCMAHGALLFINDHWQAALQQCTHADLQLGLHLGQEDLLALDEAGRAQLLAARGRVVLGLSSHSAWELARAAGCGASLIACGPVMSTTTKDMPWMPQGEHNLRWWATHSPAPVVAIGGLLTPADVERFSACGPAALCVVRGLGPSETDMRERVPPLRAAVQTGRAKGSSPESASPVISLPNPVL encoded by the coding sequence ATGGACAAGCCTCCCGCCATTGTCTGGAGCATCGCCGGGCACGACAGCAGCGGTGGTGCCGGCCTGAGCGCCGACCAGCGTGCCGCCGACGCCATGGGCGCGCACCTGTGCCCGGTCGTGGCCTGTGTCACGGCCCAGCATTCATCGGGCGTCGAGGCCATCTTCCCCCTGCCGCTCAAGCAGCTCCAGGCCCAGTTGGCGGCCCTGAGCGAAGACATGCCGCCCCAGGCCATCAAGACCGGCCTGCTGGGTGATGTGGACACCATCCGTGCCGTCGCCACCTGGGTGAGGCAACTGCGCGAGCAACACCCCGGCCTGCCGCTGGTGGTCGACCCCGTGCTGGGTGCATCGGCCGGGGGCGCGGCCTTCAGCAACGAGGCCGTGGTGCAAGCCTACCGTCGTGAGCTGCTGCCGCTGGCCACCTTGATCACGCCCAATCGGGCCGAGGCCTTGCGCCTGCTGGGCAAACCCGCCCGGCACGATGGTGACGCGCACGAGCTGCCCGACCTGGCCTCGCTGCTGCGCGCCATGGGGGCGCAGGCCGTGGTGATCACCGGGGGTGACGCCCCACAGGCTGACTGGGCGCAAGACTGGATGGACACGCCCCATGCCCAGGGCTGGTTGTGCAGCCGCCGCGTGCCCACTCGCCATCACCATGGCAGCGGCTGCACCTTTGCGAGTGCCGCCGCCAGTGCCATGGCGCACGGGCATGTGAGTGCGGACGCCGTGGTGCTGGCCAAGATGCTGACCACGCAGGCGCTGCGGCACGCCCATGAAGCCGGCCGTGGCCCCGGCCCGGTCATGGCCAGTGCCACGCAAGCACTCGGCCCCCTGCCCTACCTGGGCCTGGGACGCGCCCTGCCCTGGCAGGTTCAATATGGGGCACCCGACGGCGCGCCCTTGTTCCAGCCCTTCGAGCCGCCGGCCGATGGCCTCTACGGCATCCTGGCTGACAGTGCCCAGCTTGATGCAGCGGCACGCACCGGCCTGCGTTGCCTGCAACTGCGACACAAGCCACACGAAGGCGTGCAAGCCCACATCGAGGCCAGCGCAATCAGCTGCATGGCGCACGGCGCCCTGCTGTTCATCAACGACCATTGGCAAGCAGCCTTGCAGCAGTGCACACACGCTGACTTGCAGCTCGGCCTGCACCTGGGCCAGGAAGACCTGCTGGCCTTGGACGAAGCCGGCCGCGCGCAATTGCTGGCCGCCCGCGGGCGCGTGGTGCTGGGCCTGAGTTCTCACAGCGCCTGGGAGCTGGCACGTGCGGCAGGCTGCGGCGCCAGCCTGATCGCCTGCGGCCCGGTGATGTCCACCACGACCAAGGACATGCCCTGGATGCCGCAGGGCGAACACAACCTGCGATGGTGGGCCACGCACAGCCCTGCCCCCGTGGTGGCCATCGGCGGGCTGCTGACACCGGCTGACGTTGAACGATTCTCGGCGTGCGGGCCTGCCGCACTGTGTGTGGTTCGCGGCCTGGGGCCCTCGGAAACCGACATGCGCGAACGTGTCCCGCCACTGCGTGCTGCCGTGCAAACAGGCCGAGCCAAAGGCAGCAGCCCGGAGTCGGCCTCGCCCGTCATTTCTCTGCCCAACCCCGTGCTGTAG
- a CDS encoding sensor histidine kinase KdpD: MLAPSLVMVGLVGALAICSVKMLGAVRGYVGGESLWSKARSEAVQHLREYASNHDPRAFAQFEAALKVPLGDRRAREGLIQAHPNMAVIRQGFLDGGNHPDDIDGMIQLYLYFGQQALFKPSILAWVEGDALITQLQDTAQKLKQQVGQQAAPEETQATLAHINELNTRLFQAEVTFSRNLARASRITEQLLIGVMALAVVGLSLAGYIFMRRGLQRQQAYQQDLARANRRWELAVVGAELGLFDMDVNAATVNLDAQAATLYGLPPATVTVPGQTLLDRMAPEDRQRAKQALQDAKAGHSLFRLTVRIMLPDGQSRYLETVGSLPEDGDATAPRLIGVVRDVTQEKARARLAIERDAAEKVAASQRAFLSRLSHELRTPLNAILGFAQLLSMEHIQPLPATQHKQVEWILDAGHQLLKLVEDVLDLSKVDAGEIGMSLQDCDLGTVLDSSLVLIESARQQNDISIINRVSGGALRVAADAQRLQQVLVNLLTNACKYNRPGGHVTIDAHEEGERVCIDIADNGIGLTPEDAASLFQPFRRVAAASVGIEGSGLGLYIVKQLVERMSGSVTVRSEHGVGSRFTVSLPRASSQAEQAGLPAAAPAEALKSEALNN; the protein is encoded by the coding sequence GTGCTGGCACCTTCGCTGGTGATGGTGGGTCTGGTGGGTGCGCTGGCCATTTGCAGCGTCAAGATGCTGGGGGCGGTGCGCGGCTATGTGGGCGGCGAAAGCCTGTGGTCCAAGGCGCGCAGCGAGGCCGTGCAGCACCTGCGGGAATACGCCAGCAACCATGATCCCCGTGCCTTCGCCCAGTTCGAGGCCGCGCTGAAAGTCCCCCTGGGTGACCGGCGTGCGCGTGAAGGCCTGATACAGGCCCACCCGAACATGGCCGTCATCCGCCAGGGTTTCCTCGACGGGGGCAACCACCCAGACGACATCGACGGCATGATCCAGCTGTACCTGTACTTTGGTCAGCAAGCCTTGTTCAAACCCTCGATCCTGGCGTGGGTCGAAGGCGATGCCCTCATCACGCAATTGCAGGACACGGCCCAGAAGCTGAAGCAGCAAGTGGGGCAGCAAGCGGCGCCGGAGGAAACCCAGGCCACGCTGGCCCACATCAACGAGCTCAACACCCGCCTGTTCCAGGCGGAGGTCACCTTCAGTCGCAACCTGGCACGCGCTTCCCGCATCACCGAACAGCTGTTGATCGGGGTCATGGCGCTGGCGGTCGTGGGGCTGTCCCTGGCGGGCTACATCTTCATGCGCCGGGGGCTGCAGCGCCAGCAAGCCTATCAACAGGATCTGGCCCGGGCCAACCGGCGTTGGGAGCTGGCCGTGGTCGGCGCCGAACTGGGCTTGTTCGACATGGACGTGAACGCTGCCACGGTCAACCTCGATGCCCAGGCCGCCACCTTGTACGGCCTGCCCCCAGCGACCGTGACCGTGCCGGGGCAGACCTTGCTCGACCGCATGGCCCCCGAAGACCGGCAGCGCGCGAAGCAGGCGCTCCAGGACGCCAAGGCAGGCCACAGCCTGTTCAGGCTGACCGTGCGCATCATGCTGCCCGATGGGCAAAGCCGCTACCTGGAGACGGTGGGCAGCCTGCCAGAAGATGGTGATGCCACAGCCCCCCGCCTGATCGGCGTGGTCCGCGACGTCACCCAGGAGAAGGCCCGCGCGCGGCTGGCCATCGAGCGGGATGCCGCCGAGAAGGTGGCCGCTTCCCAGCGGGCCTTCCTCTCGCGCCTCAGCCACGAACTGCGCACGCCGCTCAATGCCATCCTGGGCTTCGCACAGCTGCTGTCGATGGAGCACATCCAACCTCTGCCCGCCACGCAGCACAAGCAGGTGGAATGGATCCTGGACGCCGGCCACCAACTGCTCAAGCTGGTGGAGGACGTACTGGACCTCAGCAAGGTCGACGCGGGCGAGATCGGCATGAGCCTGCAGGATTGCGATCTGGGCACCGTGCTCGACAGCAGCCTGGTTTTGATCGAGTCGGCCCGGCAGCAAAACGACATCAGCATCATCAACCGCGTTTCGGGCGGCGCGCTGCGGGTGGCAGCCGATGCCCAGCGGCTGCAGCAGGTGCTGGTCAATCTGCTGACCAATGCCTGCAAGTACAACCGGCCCGGGGGCCATGTGACCATCGATGCGCACGAAGAAGGCGAGCGGGTGTGCATCGACATCGCCGACAACGGCATCGGCCTGACGCCGGAAGATGCCGCCTCGCTGTTCCAGCCCTTCAGGCGGGTGGCCGCGGCCTCCGTGGGGATCGAGGGCTCGGGGCTGGGGCTCTACATCGTCAAGCAGCTGGTGGAGCGCATGAGCGGCTCCGTGACGGTGCGCAGCGAACACGGCGTGGGCTCGCGCTTCACCGTCAGCCTGCCCAGGGCCTCGTCGCAGGCCGAGCAAGCGGGCCTCCCGGCGGCTGCCCCCGCTGAAGCACTCAAATCCGAAGCGCTCAACAACTGA
- a CDS encoding AtaL-like protein has translation MRFEHIIEINSPQLAVQTVVPGFTRAQLWLGLMLRVQAPQRFPNGPESCEWQETAPGVFARTLRFGQHEMQDEVLAVAQQSLQFTPRPHGGTAPIRLTISIEEPQARQMVLRFVYLALGEQTAEEAYYNEYRHNAWLHNDRDMVKSLREWLDAGEFESLSH, from the coding sequence ATGCGTTTCGAGCACATCATTGAAATCAATTCCCCCCAGCTGGCCGTGCAAACGGTGGTGCCGGGCTTCACCCGCGCGCAGCTGTGGCTGGGCCTGATGCTGCGCGTGCAGGCGCCTCAACGTTTTCCCAATGGCCCGGAGTCTTGTGAATGGCAGGAGACCGCGCCCGGCGTGTTTGCGCGCACCCTGCGCTTTGGCCAGCATGAGATGCAAGACGAAGTGCTGGCGGTGGCGCAACAAAGCCTGCAGTTCACGCCCCGGCCACATGGGGGCACGGCGCCCATCCGCCTGACCATCAGCATCGAAGAGCCGCAAGCCCGGCAGATGGTGCTGCGTTTCGTGTACTTGGCGCTGGGCGAGCAAACCGCTGAAGAGGCCTACTACAACGAGTACCGCCACAACGCCTGGCTGCACAACGACCGCGACATGGTCAAGAGCCTGCGCGAGTGGCTGGACGCCGGCGAGTTCGAATCACTCAGCCATTGA
- the bioB gene encoding biotin synthase BioB, whose translation MSQCTTSSQAETSSLKSAEPAAKPIQIVPKKAVLNSHGCGGDCTDHDDSNAPWPRVKVLELLNLPFNDLMWQAQHVHRAHWDANEIEHATLLSVKTGGCPEDCGYCPQSASHDTGVEASKLMSPDEVREAVVAARDAGASRFCMGAAWRAPKDRDIEKVAELIGVIKDEGLEACCTLGMLTDTQAQSLKDAGLDYYNHNLDTAPELYGDIISTRDLQDRLDTLGHVRNAKIKVCSGGIVGMGETREGRAGLIAQLANLPTYPESVPINDLVRVPGTPLADTPPLDPLEFVRTIAVARITMPKARVRLSAGRQAMSEAVQALCFLAGANSIFYGDKLLTTGNPAFDNDQALMKKLGLRSGKAVTARVDAA comes from the coding sequence ATGTCTCAGTGCACGACCTCCTCCCAGGCTGAAACCTCATCCCTGAAGTCAGCGGAACCGGCTGCCAAGCCCATCCAGATCGTGCCCAAGAAAGCCGTGCTCAACAGCCACGGCTGCGGCGGCGACTGCACGGACCACGACGACAGCAACGCGCCCTGGCCACGCGTCAAGGTGCTCGAACTGCTGAACCTGCCCTTCAACGACCTGATGTGGCAGGCCCAGCATGTGCACCGCGCCCACTGGGACGCCAACGAGATCGAACACGCCACGCTGCTGTCGGTGAAGACCGGCGGCTGCCCGGAAGACTGCGGCTACTGCCCGCAATCGGCCTCGCACGACACGGGCGTGGAGGCCAGCAAGCTGATGTCGCCCGACGAGGTGCGTGAAGCCGTGGTGGCCGCGCGCGATGCCGGCGCCAGCCGCTTCTGCATGGGCGCCGCCTGGCGCGCCCCGAAAGACCGCGACATCGAGAAGGTGGCCGAGCTGATCGGCGTGATCAAGGACGAAGGCCTCGAAGCCTGCTGCACCCTGGGCATGCTGACCGACACCCAGGCCCAGTCCCTGAAGGACGCGGGCCTGGACTACTACAACCACAACCTGGACACGGCCCCCGAGCTGTACGGCGACATCATCTCCACGCGTGACCTGCAGGACCGCCTGGACACCCTGGGCCATGTGCGCAACGCCAAGATCAAGGTGTGCAGCGGGGGCATCGTCGGCATGGGCGAAACACGTGAAGGCCGTGCCGGCCTGATCGCGCAACTGGCCAACCTGCCCACCTACCCCGAGTCCGTGCCCATCAACGACCTGGTGCGTGTGCCTGGCACCCCGCTGGCCGACACCCCGCCGCTGGACCCGCTGGAGTTCGTGCGCACCATCGCCGTGGCCCGCATCACCATGCCCAAGGCCCGTGTGCGCCTGTCCGCTGGCCGCCAGGCCATGAGCGAGGCCGTGCAGGCCCTGTGCTTCCTGGCGGGCGCCAACTCCATCTTCTATGGCGACAAGTTGCTGACCACCGGCAACCCGGCCTTCGACAATGACCAGGCCCTGATGAAGAAGCTGGGCCTGCGCAGCGGCAAGGCCGTGACCGCCCGGGTGGACGCAGCGTAG
- a CDS encoding ATP-binding protein has protein sequence MQVTRRQLFSLRATVGYVVFAGAWILLSDRVLETFSDPHTLARYSTLKGLIFVALTAAILWFTLQNAPPEEDIHLIDEAPRQSAGLQVLWGLLPPLLGGAVQWAIWPQIDPFAWLLLYPAVFTAAWLGGWVSGLLAAALSAAIGWYVFTPPFMAWTPDKPTSLIGIGVFFAMSTLLSLIMAWLRKAEHRAGNSKFEALVEQTLAGIYIIQGERFRYVNPEFARMLGYASPDEIINKVPVSAMVSPHDKARVAEHLHKRFDDLNKAVRYGFTAMRRDGDTIELEVHGRGLDTSTGRVIIGLALDVSERRQTEHALHEKQALLDRMSALAKVGGWRMEVGTKLGTRTDGAARILDLDPSQPGSLSFRDGLSYFKGEHHAQITQAIQRAVQQGQPYALELELISAKGVRKWIRTQGEPIWEDGRVVRIEGAIQDISEVQQARAALQAHQEMLEQTVRERTAELEVARQEAVQLARIKSEFLANMSHEIRTPLNGVLGLAQIGYRDHKGPARQVFEQIIASGRLLLGIINDILDFSKIEAGKLRIEYQPLDLHQLLRRAIQLVQDKANEKGLDLIVEIDPELPVSCLGDALRLEQILLNLLSNAVKFTTHGAVRLAACAREDRLVLSVTDTGIGMTPAQLQGLFRPFEQADGSTTRQYGGTGLGLSITKRLVEMLDGAIDVRSNPGQGTCFEVVLPLVLGEQAAAPSSSAWMASAPAPLDGAEAPRAPRLAGVRVLAAEDNLVNQMVLSELLDYEGAQVTMSESGSAAISQLAQHGAQAFDLVLMDIQMPGMDGYEATRQIKAMAPGLPVIGQTAHAMAEEHAKCHEAGMVDLVIKPIELEALVRTIRRHVPASPAAPR, from the coding sequence ATGCAGGTCACTCGTCGCCAGCTGTTCAGCCTACGGGCCACCGTGGGATACGTCGTGTTCGCTGGCGCCTGGATTTTGTTGTCCGACCGGGTGCTGGAAACCTTCAGCGACCCGCACACACTGGCACGCTACTCCACGCTCAAGGGGCTGATCTTCGTGGCCCTGACGGCCGCCATCTTGTGGTTCACGCTGCAGAATGCGCCCCCCGAAGAAGACATCCACCTGATCGACGAGGCCCCGCGTCAATCGGCCGGCCTGCAGGTCTTGTGGGGCCTTTTGCCCCCCTTGCTCGGCGGGGCCGTTCAATGGGCCATCTGGCCACAGATCGACCCGTTCGCCTGGCTGCTGCTGTACCCGGCGGTGTTCACCGCGGCATGGCTGGGCGGCTGGGTGTCGGGCCTGCTGGCTGCGGCCCTGTCAGCCGCCATCGGTTGGTACGTCTTCACCCCCCCCTTCATGGCCTGGACGCCGGACAAGCCGACATCGCTCATCGGGATCGGCGTGTTTTTCGCCATGAGCACGCTCCTGAGCCTGATCATGGCCTGGCTGCGCAAGGCCGAACACCGCGCGGGCAACAGCAAGTTCGAAGCCCTGGTCGAACAGACGCTGGCGGGCATCTACATCATCCAGGGCGAGCGTTTTCGCTACGTCAACCCCGAATTCGCGCGCATGCTGGGCTACGCCAGCCCCGATGAGATCATCAACAAGGTGCCGGTCAGTGCGATGGTCTCGCCACACGACAAGGCCCGCGTCGCCGAACACCTGCATAAACGATTTGACGACCTGAACAAGGCCGTGCGCTACGGCTTCACGGCCATGCGCCGCGACGGCGACACCATCGAGCTGGAAGTGCATGGCCGCGGCCTGGACACCAGCACGGGCCGGGTGATCATCGGGCTGGCGCTGGATGTGAGCGAGCGGCGCCAGACCGAACACGCCCTGCACGAAAAACAGGCCCTGCTCGACCGCATGAGCGCCCTGGCCAAGGTGGGGGGCTGGCGCATGGAGGTGGGCACCAAGCTGGGTACGCGCACCGACGGCGCCGCGCGCATCCTGGACCTGGACCCCAGCCAGCCCGGATCACTCTCGTTCCGCGATGGCCTGAGCTACTTCAAGGGTGAACACCATGCGCAGATCACCCAGGCGATCCAGCGGGCCGTCCAGCAAGGCCAGCCTTACGCACTGGAGCTGGAGCTGATCAGCGCCAAGGGCGTGCGCAAGTGGATCCGCACGCAAGGCGAGCCCATCTGGGAGGATGGGCGTGTGGTGCGCATCGAAGGCGCCATCCAGGACATCAGCGAGGTGCAGCAGGCCCGTGCGGCCCTGCAGGCGCACCAGGAGATGCTGGAGCAGACCGTGCGCGAACGAACGGCAGAGCTGGAGGTGGCCCGTCAGGAGGCCGTGCAACTGGCGCGCATCAAGTCCGAGTTCCTGGCCAACATGAGCCATGAGATCCGCACCCCGCTCAATGGCGTGCTGGGCCTGGCACAGATCGGCTACCGCGACCACAAGGGGCCGGCCCGCCAGGTGTTCGAGCAGATCATCGCCTCGGGGCGCCTGTTGCTGGGCATCATCAATGACATCCTGGACTTCTCCAAGATCGAGGCGGGCAAGCTGCGCATCGAATACCAGCCGCTGGACCTGCACCAATTGCTGCGGCGTGCCATCCAGCTGGTGCAGGACAAGGCCAACGAAAAAGGCCTGGACCTCATCGTCGAGATCGATCCTGAACTGCCGGTGTCCTGCCTGGGCGACGCCTTGCGGCTGGAGCAGATCCTGCTCAACCTCTTGTCCAACGCGGTCAAGTTCACCACCCATGGCGCGGTGCGCCTGGCTGCCTGCGCACGTGAGGATCGCCTGGTCTTGAGCGTGACCGACACCGGCATCGGCATGACGCCCGCCCAGCTGCAAGGGCTGTTCCGGCCGTTCGAGCAAGCCGACGGCTCGACCACGCGGCAATACGGCGGCACGGGCCTGGGCCTGAGCATCACCAAACGCCTGGTGGAGATGCTCGATGGCGCCATCGACGTCCGCAGCAACCCGGGTCAGGGCACATGCTTCGAGGTGGTGCTGCCGCTCGTCCTGGGCGAACAGGCGGCTGCCCCTTCCTCCTCGGCCTGGATGGCCTCTGCCCCGGCCCCGCTGGATGGTGCAGAAGCCCCGCGGGCGCCCAGGCTGGCGGGCGTGCGCGTGCTGGCGGCCGAAGACAACCTCGTCAACCAGATGGTGCTGAGCGAATTGCTGGACTATGAAGGCGCGCAAGTGACCATGAGCGAGAGCGGCAGCGCGGCCATCTCGCAACTGGCCCAGCATGGCGCGCAGGCCTTTGACCTCGTGCTCATGGACATCCAGATGCCAGGCATGGACGGTTATGAGGCCACACGGCAGATCAAGGCCATGGCACCTGGTCTCCCGGTGATCGGGCAGACGGCCCATGCGATGGCCGAGGAGCACGCCAAATGCCACGAAGCCGGCATGGTGGACCTGGTGATCAAGCCAATCGAGCTGGAGGCCCTGGTCCGCACCATTCGGCGGCACGTGCCGGCCTCGCCCGCCGCCCCGCGTTGA